A window of the Danio aesculapii chromosome 10, fDanAes4.1, whole genome shotgun sequence genome harbors these coding sequences:
- the LOC130235949 gene encoding trace amine-associated receptor 13c-like yields MKEQKREQNKLLTGGDSLMAYETEDQETQYCFPDINSSCVKGKRSKHEYNIMYVFFSLLSAWTVFLNLLVIISISHFKKLHTPTNMIILSLAVADLLIGLIVMPVEAVKLIETCWYFGDTLCELFMIIMMLTVSSSMCNLVLIAVDRYVAVCHPLLYQRKITTTKTLISICLCWFFSSSYNAGFLISGRYFENKQRQNMCFGKCYFVVSFSWIFTDLFFSFVLPCTLIITLYLRIFYVAHQQVKVINSLMKGGKCAMEGSVRRKSESKAALTLGIIVAIYLLCYIPFYILHILPVTGTMISSTTMTFLIWSLYINSSLNPLVYAFFYRWFKISVKHILTCKLFAPLLEL; encoded by the coding sequence ATGAAAGAACAGAAAAGAGAGCAAAACAAACTCCTAACAGGAGGAGACTCACTCATGGCCTATGAGACTGAGGATCAGGAGACTCAATACTGCTTTCCTGACATCAACTCATCATGTGTCAAGGGGAAACGCTCCAAACATGAATACAAtatcatgtatgtgtttttttcattgctgtcagcatggactgtgtttctaaacctgctggtgatcatctccatctctcacttcaaGAAGCTTCACACTCCAACCAACATGATTATTCTCTCTCTGGCTGTGGCTGATTTGCTTATTGGACTTATTGTGATGCCTGTGGAGGCTGTCAAACTGATTGAGACGTGTTGGTATTTTGGAGACACTTTGTGTGAGCTGTTCATGATAATTATGATGTTAACTGTCTCATCATCTATGTGTAATTTGGTTTTAATTGCTGTTGATCGATATGTGGCTGTGTGTCACCCTTTACTGTACCAACGAAAAATAACCACAACTAAAACTTTAATTAGCATCTGCCTGTGCTGGTTTTTCTCTTCAAGCTACAATGCTGGGTTTTTGATTAGtgggagatattttgaaaacaaacaaagacaaaacaTGTGTTTTGGAAAGTGTTATTTTGTTGTAAGTTTTTCATGGATATTCACTGACCTGTTCTTTTCTTTTGTATTACCTTGTACCCTGATCATAACTTTATATTTGAGGATATTTTATGTTGCACATCAGCAAGTGAAAGTTATAAACTCTCTGATGAAGGGTGGTAAATGTGCAATGGAAGGATCTGTAAGGAGGAAATCTGAGAGTAAAGCTGCTCTAACATTAGGAATAATTGTGgcaatttatttactttgttacattccattttatatattgcatatattacCTGTAACTGGTACAATGATCTCCTCTACCACCATGACATTTCTGATATGGAGTTTGTATATTAACTCAAGTCTAAATCCACTTGTCTATGCCTTTTTTTACAGATGGTTTAAAATATCAGTTAAACACATCTTAACTTGTAAACTGTTTGCCCCACTGTTAGAACTATAG
- the LOC130235946 gene encoding trace amine-associated receptor 13c-like: MKGQKGEQIKLLTGGDSLMAYETEDQETQYCFPDINSSCVKGKRSSHGYNITYLFVSLLSAWTVFLNLLVIISISHFKKLHTPTNMIILSLAVNDLLIGLIVMPVDAVKLIETCWYFGDTLCDLYMIIMGLLLSASLSNLILIAVDRYVAVCHPLLYPQKITMTKTLISIFICWFVCLTNNIAFLVSSRHFDVLQKTNMCHGQCTLIVSFSWTFTDLFLSFLVPCTLIITLYLRIFYVAYQQVKVINSIIKGGKCAMDGSVKRKSERKAALTLGIVVTVYLLCYIPYYMLSVIGTTVISSTMTFLIWSLYINSCLNPLIYALFYRWFKISVKCILTLKILEPASSLLDIFKDYP; this comes from the coding sequence ATGAAAGGTCAGAAAGGAGAGCAGATCAAACTCCTAACAGGAGGAGACTCACTCATGGCCTATGAGACAGAGGATCAGGAGACTCAATACTGCTTTCCTGACATCAACTCATCATGTGTCAAGGGAAAACGCTCAAGTCATGgatataatattacatatttgtttGTATCGTTGTTGTCAGCATGGACTGTGTTTCTGAACCTGCTggtgatcatctccatctctcacttcaaGAAGCTTCACACTCCAACTAACATGATTATTCTCTCTCTGGCTGTAAATGATCTGCTTATTGGACTTATTGTGATGCCTGTTGATGCCGTCAAGctgattgagacatgttggtaTTTTGGAGACACTTTGTGTGACCTGTACATGATAATCATGGGACTTCTCCTCTCAGCATCTCttagtaatttaattttaattgctgTTGATCGTTATGTGGCTGTTTGTCACCCTTTATTGTACCCACAGAAAATAACAATGACTAAAACTTTAATTAGCATCTTTATCTGCTGGTTTGTCTGCTTGACTAACAATATTGCATTTCTAGTTAGTAGCAgacattttgacgttttgcaaaaaacaaacatgtgccATGGACAATGCACTTTAATAGTCAGTTTTTCATGGACGTTTACTGACCTCTTCCTTTCCTTTTTAGTACCTTGCACTCTGATCATAACTTTATATTTGAGAATATTTTATGTTGCCTATCAGCAAGTAAAAGTTATCAATTCTATCATAAAGGGTGGTAAATGTGCAATGGATGGTTCAGTGAAGAGAAAATCTGAGCGCAAAGCTGCTCTTACATTAGGAATTGTTGTGACAGTTTATCTACTTTGCTATATTCCCTACTATATGTTGTCTGTTATAGGGACCACAGTAATATCTTCCACAATGACATTTCTGATTTGGTCTTTGTACATTAACTCCTGTCTGAATCCTCTGATCTATGCTTTATTTTATCGCTGGTTTAAAATATCAGTTAAATGCATCTTAACTCTTAAAATATTGGAGCCAGCATCCTCActcttggacatttttaaagaTTATCCCTGA
- the LOC130235948 gene encoding trace amine-associated receptor 13c-like, whose product MKGQKGEQNKLLTGGDSLMAYETEDQETQYCFPDINSSCVKGQRSRYEYIIMYVFFSLLSAWTVFLNLLVIISISHFKKLHTPTNMIILSLAVADLFVGLIVMPVEAVRLIETCWYFGDTFCGLFLIVMALLGSTSLSNLVLIAADRYVAVCHPLLYPQKITITKTLISICVCCFISLAYSTVIVFQNKHLESSNITDVCYGECGFYPTFIFIVFDEIYSFLLPCILIITAYVRIFYVAFKQVKVINSLMKGGKCVTEGSVKRKSESKAALTLGIIVTVYLLCYIPYYISSIIGPTVISPDTMTYLLWAFYVSCGLNPLIYALFYHWFKISVKHILTLKILEPASSLLDIFTA is encoded by the coding sequence ATGAAAGGACAGAAAGGAGAGCAGAACAAACTCCTAACAGGAGGAGACTCACTCATGGCCTATGAGACAGAGGATCAGGAGACTCAATACTGCTTTCCTGACATCAACTCATCATGTGTCAAGGGACAACGCTCCAGATATGAATACATtatcatgtatgtgtttttttcattgctatcagcatggactgtgtttctgaacctgctggtgatcatctccatctctcacttcaaGAAGCTTCACACTCCAACCAACATGATTATTCTTTCTCTGGCTGTGGCTGATCTGTTTGTTGGACTTATTGTGATGCCTGTGGAGGCCGTCAGACTGATTGAGACGTGTTGGTACTTTGGAGACACTTTCTGTGGACTGTTTTTGATTGTCATGGCACTGCTTGGCTCAACATCTCttagtaatttagttttaattgctGCTGATCGTTATGTGGCTGTCTGTCACCCTTTACTGTACCCACAGAAAATAACCATCACTAAAACTTTAATATCTATCTGTGTCTGCTGTTTTATTTCCTTAGCTTACAGCACAGTCATTGTattccaaaacaaacatttagagAGTTCAAACATAACAGATGTTTGTTATGGAGAGTGTGGCTTTTATCctacttttattttcattgtatttgATGAGATATACTCTTTTCTGTTGCCTTGTATTTTGATCATCACTGCATATGTGAGGATTTTTTATGTTGCGTTTAAGCAGGTGAAGGTTATAAACTCTCTGATGAAGGGTGGTAAATGTGTAACGGAGGGTTCAGTGAAGAGGAAATCTGAGAGTAAAGCTGCTCTGACTTTAGGAATCATTGTGACAGTTTATCTGCTTTGCTATATTCCATATTATATATCATCTATAATAGGGCCTACAGTAATCTCTCCTGACACAATGACATATCTGTTGTGGGCTTTTTATGTTAGCTGTGGTCTGAATCCTCTTATCTATGCTTTATTTTACCACTGGTTTAAAATAtcagtaaaacacattttaactcTTAAAATACTGGAGCCGGCATCCTCACTCTTAGACATTTTTACtgcttga